The Halobellus sp. MBLA0158 genome has a window encoding:
- a CDS encoding aspartate kinase, whose translation MRVVAKFGGTSLGSGDRINRAADSIAAAVEEGHEIAVVASAMGSTTDDLLDEIEFEADDRDRAEIVSMGERTSVRMLKAALAARGVDAMFVEPGSDEWPVITNDLGEVDVEETQRRAAALAEDLDGVVPVVTGFLAQNHEGEITTLGRGGSDTTAVMLGRYMDADEVVIVTDVEGVMTGDPHVVEGARNVGRITVDELRNLSFRGAEVVAPSALTYKHGGLDVRVVHYQHGDLLTGGTLIEGEFENLIDMQDEPLACLTVAGRAIRNSPGILADLSQALRNADINIDAVASGMDSITFYVGEDRAEEAENLLHSKVVDDQTLSSVTVDDDVAVIRVTGGELPNRPGVILDIVQPISEAGINIHDVITSATSVAIFVAWDDREETLEIVQEEF comes from the coding sequence GTGCGCGTAGTCGCGAAGTTCGGCGGCACCTCGCTGGGGAGCGGCGACCGGATCAACCGCGCCGCCGACTCCATCGCCGCCGCCGTCGAGGAGGGCCACGAGATCGCCGTCGTCGCGAGCGCGATGGGGAGCACGACCGACGACCTCCTCGACGAGATCGAGTTCGAGGCCGACGACCGCGACCGCGCGGAGATCGTCTCGATGGGCGAGCGGACCAGCGTCCGGATGCTCAAGGCCGCGCTCGCGGCGCGCGGCGTCGACGCGATGTTCGTCGAGCCCGGCTCCGACGAGTGGCCGGTCATCACGAACGACCTCGGCGAGGTCGACGTCGAGGAGACACAGCGCCGCGCGGCCGCCCTCGCCGAGGACCTCGACGGCGTCGTCCCGGTCGTCACGGGCTTTCTCGCACAGAACCACGAGGGCGAGATCACCACGCTCGGCCGCGGCGGCTCGGACACCACGGCCGTGATGCTCGGCCGGTATATGGATGCCGACGAGGTCGTGATCGTGACCGACGTCGAGGGCGTGATGACCGGCGACCCCCACGTCGTCGAGGGCGCGCGCAACGTCGGCCGGATCACCGTCGACGAGCTCCGGAACCTCTCGTTCCGCGGCGCCGAGGTGGTCGCGCCGTCGGCGCTGACCTACAAGCACGGCGGCCTCGACGTCCGGGTCGTCCACTACCAGCACGGCGACCTCCTCACCGGCGGGACGCTCATCGAGGGCGAGTTCGAGAACCTCATCGACATGCAGGACGAGCCGCTGGCGTGTCTCACCGTCGCCGGCCGGGCGATCCGGAACAGCCCGGGCATCCTCGCGGACCTCTCGCAGGCGCTCCGGAACGCCGACATCAACATCGACGCCGTCGCCTCCGGGATGGACTCGATCACGTTCTACGTCGGCGAGGATCGCGCCGAGGAGGCCGAGAACCTCCTGCACTCGAAGGTCGTCGACGACCAGACGCTCTCGTCGGTGACGGTCGACGACGACGTCGCCGTCATCCGCGTGACGGGCGGCGAACTGCCGAACCGGCCGGGCGTCATCCTCGACATCGTCCAGCCGATCTCCGAGGCCGGCATCAACATCCACGACGTGATCACCTCCGCGACGTCGGTGGCGATCTTCGTCGCGTGGGACGACAGGGAAGAGACGCTCGAAATCGTCCAAGAGGAGTTCTGA